A region of Porites lutea chromosome 13, jaPorLute2.1, whole genome shotgun sequence DNA encodes the following proteins:
- the LOC140922878 gene encoding transketolase-like protein 2, producing MENAYHKLDERTLQALQDIATKLRIHSIESTNAAGSGHPTSCCSIAEILSVLFFHTMRYKVSEPRDLSSDRFVLSKGHAAPILYAAWAEAGLFPVSELAKLRSIDSDLEGHPTPRLSFIDFATGSLGQGLSCACGMAYIGKYFDKASYRVFCLVGDAESSEGSIWEAMNFASYYKLDNLCAIFDVNRLGQSDPTMFEHDFDAYKRRTEAFGWNSLVIDGHDVEAVCKAFYEAKTTKNRPTAILAKTFKGRGVPGVENLDNFHGKALGDKGRAAVEILKKTITFNGPNSLGPQPVIDDNVTTIDLSDVKLSSPPSYTVGEKVAVRQAYAKALIKLGNTCDRVIALDGDMKNSTFSLEYRKAFPERHIECFVAEQNMVGVALGCAARGRAITFSSTFAAFFTRTFDQLRMAAVSQSSANFCGSHPGVSIGVDGPSQMALEDIAMFRSIPNCVVFYPSDAVSGERAVELAANYKYMTFIRSTRGPTPVIYNNDEVFEIGKAKIVRETAKDSVLVVGAGATLDEALKAADELAKENINIRILDPFTIKPIDKEAIVQNAKAVGGKILTVEDHYLEGGIGEAVLAAVAEESGVTVRILAVKEIPRSGPGDALLDLFGISANHIVKAVKNI from the exons ATGGAGAACGCTTACCACAAACTAGACGAGAGGACGCTTCAAGCTTTACAAGACATAGCCACTAAACTACGGATTCACAGCATAGAATCTACGAATGCAGCTGGTTCAGG GCATCCAACTTCGTGTTGCTCTATTGCGGAAATCttgtcagttttattttttcacaccATGCGCTATAAAG TTTCTGAACCTAGAGATCTTTCAAGTGACCGATTCGTTTTATCAAAG GGACATGCCGCCCCGATTCTGTATGCTGCATGGGCAGAAGCTGGTTTGTTTCCCGTCTCAGAACTTGCAAAATTGCGATCAATCGACTCTGATCTTGAAGGTCACCCCACCCCT CGACTGAGCTTCATCGACTTCGCCACAGGCTCACTGGGTCAAGGTCTGAGTTGCGCATGCGGGATGGCCTACATTGGAAAGTACTTCGACAAAGCAAG TTATCGCGTGTTCTGCCTCGTTGGTGACGCGGAATCGTCCGAGGGTTCTATCTGGGAAGCCATGAACTTTGCAAGTTATTACAAGCTTGACAACCTGTGCGCCATCTTTGATGTTAATCGTCTTGGACAGAGTGACCCCACAATGTTTGAACATGATTTCGATGCTTACAAGAGAAGGACGGAGGCTTTTGG CTGGAACAGCCTTGTGATCGATGGTCATGATGTTGAGGCTGTGTGCAAAGCATTTTATGAGgccaaaacaacaaagaatcgTCCAACAGCCATTCTAGCTAAGACGTTCAAAGGAAGAGGTGTACCAG GAGTAGAAAATCTGGATAACTTTCATGGGAAGGCTCTTGGTGACAAAGGCCGGGCAGCTGTGGAGATATTGAAGAAGACGATCACGTTTAATGGACCCAATAGCCTGGGACCTCAACCCGTCATTGATGATAACGTGACCACCATTGATCTCTCCGATGTCAAACTGTCCTCACCACCTAGTTACACTGTTGGAGAAAAG GTTGCTGTTCGTCAGGCGTATGCCAAAGCTCTCATCAAGCTCGGTAACACGTGCGACCGCGTGATAGCTCTAGACGGAGACATGAAGAACTCCACCTTCTCTCTGGAATACAGAAAAGCATTCCCTGAACGTCATATTGAATGCTTTGTGGCCGAGCAGAATATGGTGGGTGTGGCCTTGGGATGCGCCGCGCGAGGTCGTGCCATCACTTTCTCCAGTACATTTGCTGCATTCTTTACCCGCACTTTCGACCAACTGCGCATGGCAGCTGTGTCCCAGTCCTCTGCAAACTTCTGTGGCTCTCACCCCGGTGTCTCTATTG GTGTGGACGGGCCTTCCCAGATGGCTTTAGAAGACATCGCTATGTTCCGTTCCATTCCGAACTGTGTGGTGTTTTATCCAAGTGATGCTGTCTCGGGTGAACGCGCTGTTGAACTCGCGGCTAACTACAAGTACATGACCTTTATCCGATCCACTCGAGGTCCGACTCCTGTCATCTACAATAATGACGAAGTATTTGAAATTGGAAAAGCTAAG atCGTTCGTGAAACTGCCAAAGATTCAGTGCTTGTTGTTGGAGCGGGAGCCACATTGGACGAAGCCTTGAAAGCTGCTGACGAGCTTGCTAAAGAAAATATTAACATCCGTATCTTGGATCCTTTCACTATAAAGCCAATCGACAAGGAAGCCATTGTTCAGAATGCCAAGGCTGTGGGTGGCAAAATACTGACCGTGGAGGACCATTATCTTGAAG GTGGCATTGGTGAGGCTGTGTTAGCTGCCGTAGCAGAGGAGAGTGGGGTGACTGTGCGCATTTTGGCAGTGAAAGAAATCCCTCGAAGTGGGCCTGGGGACGCTTTGCTGGATCTATTTGGAATCAGTGCTAATCACATTGTCAAAGCTGTTAAAAACATTTAA